One segment of Fibrobacter sp. UWB10 DNA contains the following:
- a CDS encoding rhomboid family intramembrane serine protease, producing MPRFMSPMRPRYMRSPSDIPKEGLQVQSITPTPNASEESSNGQEPENQEPEYPEIVCVSEGTFRQIRDDSLVLLSQGISHRLLRSIEGPFLIFVLPEHEARAQEQLALYRKENPPKEENPPIPLSFSLQPLWVLLAPLIVTLIDFTDAMNLHTPGISDAAKVLKGEWWRSLTAQTLHGDVRHLASNLICGYIVMNMITFRIPLLRLAPFIAIASAIANLCVSLTVQTSFRSLGFSTFVFAAIGCLSVIEFRLMPKETHGLLRRFAPLCGATSLAVFLGLGENADILGHAYGFIAGLFCGFIPSKKALRWGTPLATADGVGLLVYYALYLISWKLAL from the coding sequence ATGCCACGCTTTATGTCGCCCATGCGCCCCCGCTACATGCGTTCTCCTTCTGATATACCTAAAGAAGGCTTGCAAGTACAATCCATAACGCCGACGCCAAACGCAAGCGAAGAATCTTCAAACGGACAAGAGCCCGAGAATCAGGAACCGGAGTATCCTGAAATCGTCTGCGTGTCCGAAGGCACGTTCCGCCAGATTCGCGATGACAGCTTGGTGCTTTTGTCGCAGGGAATTTCTCACCGGCTTTTGCGCAGCATTGAAGGCCCCTTTTTGATTTTTGTTCTGCCCGAGCACGAGGCGCGAGCACAAGAACAACTGGCTCTTTACCGCAAAGAGAATCCGCCCAAAGAAGAAAACCCGCCGATTCCCTTGAGCTTTAGCCTGCAGCCGCTCTGGGTTTTGCTTGCGCCCTTGATTGTCACGCTGATTGATTTTACAGACGCCATGAACCTGCATACGCCAGGCATTTCGGACGCGGCAAAAGTTCTTAAGGGCGAATGGTGGCGTTCGCTGACTGCGCAAACATTGCATGGCGATGTAAGGCACTTGGCCTCGAATTTAATATGCGGCTACATCGTGATGAACATGATTACCTTCCGCATACCGCTTTTGCGGCTCGCGCCGTTTATCGCGATTGCGTCAGCAATCGCGAACCTGTGCGTTTCCTTGACCGTACAGACAAGTTTCCGTTCGCTCGGGTTTTCGACCTTTGTATTTGCCGCAATCGGTTGTCTTTCTGTGATTGAATTTAGGCTCATGCCCAAGGAAACGCACGGCCTGCTTCGCAGGTTCGCGCCGCTCTGCGGCGCGACATCGCTCGCCGTGTTCCTTGGACTCGGCGAGAACGCCGACATTCTAGGACATGCCTACGGATTTATTGCCGGACTGTTCTGCGGATTCATCCCCAGCAAAAAAGCGCTCCGTTGGGGAACGCCGCTTGCTACCGCCGACGGAGTCGGCCTGCTCGTTTACTACGCGCTATACCTAATCAGCTGGAAATTAGCCTTATAG